A portion of the Scylla paramamosain isolate STU-SP2022 chromosome 32, ASM3559412v1, whole genome shotgun sequence genome contains these proteins:
- the LOC135089031 gene encoding uncharacterized protein LOC135089031 isoform X1: MWCDETYGCAVVGQLRSKMSTNNTILRVATYMCPGMPVEYYEFLAEYLEHELGIRTELLYSSRSKGPNITRGDQDRVDLAFVSTVAYLEEYRSSSCPFHLLPVGAVTVHPTKGSLLGYYSDIVVHRDVKDRVKEFYDIRGCKFVHARENSLASNRLVLRMLKQMGEDASFFSDIQASGDHMSSIEMVVSKKAEVAVVDSLSLSNYLTRHYYQQPELHLQVSWGPLPPHPIIFNTKLPADLVKRIEESLLSLQKKPGWKERLENFSITGFHKTSFDNYLEAIDILEATQSLSFGITYY, translated from the exons ATGTGGTGTGACGAAACCTACGGCTGTGCAGTGGTAGGACAGTTGAG GAGCAAGATGTCAACCAACAATACAATACTGCGGGTGGCCACCTACATGTGTCCAGGGATGCCTGTGGAATACTATGAGTTCCTAGCAGAGTACTTGGAGCATGAGCTTGGCATTCGCACTGAGCTGCTGTACAGTTCACGCAGCAAAGGCCCAAACATCACCCGGGGAGACCAGGACCGTGTTGACCTGG CGTTCGTGTCCACAGTGGCCTACCTGGAGGAGTACAGGTCCAGCAGCTGCCCCTTCCATCTGCTGCCTGTTGGGGCAGTGACAGTGCATCCCACCAAGGGTAGCCTGCTGGGCTACTACTCAGACATTGTGGTGCATCGGGATGTTAA GGATAGAGTGAAGGAGTTTTATGATATCCGAGGCTGCAAGTTTGTCCATGCAAGAGAGAATTCCTTAGCCAGCAACAGATTGGTCTTGCGCATGCTGAAGCAGATGGGAGAGGATGCCTCATTCTTCTCAGATATACAAG CCTCAGGAGACCACATGAGTTCAATTGAAATGGTGGTGTCCAAGAAAGCCGAGGTAGCAGTGGTGGATTCCCTGTCCCTGTCCAATTACCTGACCCGCCACTACTACCAGCAGCCGGAGCTACATCTGCAGGTGTCTTGGGGTCCTCTGCCACCCCACCCCATTATTTTCAACACTAAACTACCAG CTGACCTGGTAAAGAGGATAGAGGAGTCCTTGTTGAGTCTGCAGAAGAAGCCTGGCTGGAAGGAGAGGCTGGAAAACTTCAGTATTACGGGTTTCCACAAGACATCTTTTGACAATTACCTTGAGGCAATAGACATTCTAGAAGCCACTCAGTCACTTAGCTTTGGGATCACTTATTACTAA
- the LOC135089031 gene encoding uncharacterized protein LOC135089031 isoform X2 has protein sequence MSTNNTILRVATYMCPGMPVEYYEFLAEYLEHELGIRTELLYSSRSKGPNITRGDQDRVDLAFVSTVAYLEEYRSSSCPFHLLPVGAVTVHPTKGSLLGYYSDIVVHRDVKDRVKEFYDIRGCKFVHARENSLASNRLVLRMLKQMGEDASFFSDIQASGDHMSSIEMVVSKKAEVAVVDSLSLSNYLTRHYYQQPELHLQVSWGPLPPHPIIFNTKLPADLVKRIEESLLSLQKKPGWKERLENFSITGFHKTSFDNYLEAIDILEATQSLSFGITYY, from the exons ATGTCAACCAACAATACAATACTGCGGGTGGCCACCTACATGTGTCCAGGGATGCCTGTGGAATACTATGAGTTCCTAGCAGAGTACTTGGAGCATGAGCTTGGCATTCGCACTGAGCTGCTGTACAGTTCACGCAGCAAAGGCCCAAACATCACCCGGGGAGACCAGGACCGTGTTGACCTGG CGTTCGTGTCCACAGTGGCCTACCTGGAGGAGTACAGGTCCAGCAGCTGCCCCTTCCATCTGCTGCCTGTTGGGGCAGTGACAGTGCATCCCACCAAGGGTAGCCTGCTGGGCTACTACTCAGACATTGTGGTGCATCGGGATGTTAA GGATAGAGTGAAGGAGTTTTATGATATCCGAGGCTGCAAGTTTGTCCATGCAAGAGAGAATTCCTTAGCCAGCAACAGATTGGTCTTGCGCATGCTGAAGCAGATGGGAGAGGATGCCTCATTCTTCTCAGATATACAAG CCTCAGGAGACCACATGAGTTCAATTGAAATGGTGGTGTCCAAGAAAGCCGAGGTAGCAGTGGTGGATTCCCTGTCCCTGTCCAATTACCTGACCCGCCACTACTACCAGCAGCCGGAGCTACATCTGCAGGTGTCTTGGGGTCCTCTGCCACCCCACCCCATTATTTTCAACACTAAACTACCAG CTGACCTGGTAAAGAGGATAGAGGAGTCCTTGTTGAGTCTGCAGAAGAAGCCTGGCTGGAAGGAGAGGCTGGAAAACTTCAGTATTACGGGTTTCCACAAGACATCTTTTGACAATTACCTTGAGGCAATAGACATTCTAGAAGCCACTCAGTCACTTAGCTTTGGGATCACTTATTACTAA
- the LOC135089028 gene encoding leucine--tRNA ligase, cytoplasmic-like has protein sequence MSRKKLEELLAIERQTQKQWEETKVFEEDAPAKGKAEKYLATFPYPYMNGRLHLGHTFTLTKCEFAVGYHRLKGKKCLFPFGLHCTGMPIKASADKLKREVADFGCPPKFPEEEEEQQQEVQEVTIKDKSKGKKSKAAAKTGGMKYQWQIMQSLGLQDSEIQQFTDEDHWLRYFPPRCIEDLKHLGLHTDWRRSFITTDRNPYYDSFVRWQFFRLRERKKIQFGKRYTIYSPKDGQPCMDHDRSSGEGVGPQEYTLIKMRVQELTGKLKALAPRPVFLVAATLRPETMYGQTNCWLGPDLTYVAVETKQKEVVVCTRRAARNMAYQEMLSVENEVKSILEVKGKELMGLKLSAPLTSYGTIYTLPMLTVKEDKGTGVVTSVPSDAPDDFAALVDLKNKPALREKYGITEEMVNVEPVPIIDVPEYGTLSAPTICQMMGIKSQNDKDKLVEAKEKVYLRGFYEGTLIVGEFKGKKVQDIKKGIQEKLVKSKEAMVYQEPEKQIISRSGDECVVALCDQWYLDYGEPKWRAETQKNLNSLETYHEEVKRNFEATLDWLKGHACSRTYGLGTYLPWDEKWVIESLSDSTIYMAYYAVAHILHPDVYGQEKGEFGITPEQMTPEVWDYVFHQTNKPPKTPIKKEGLEKMRNEFGFWYPVDLRASGKDLVPNHLTYYLYNHTAIWPTQPDKWPQTIRANGHLLLNSEKMSKSTGNFLTLVDALNNFGADGTRLALANSGDSVEDANFETQVADSAVLRLWTFVELVKEMLSEKASMRTGSSFTVNDRMFTAEMNLKIKETDEHYKNLMFKEALRTCFFEYSNLFHQYRERAQVQGGLHWDLVHRYFITQVIILSPICPHVCDYVWQEVLGNKESILNTTWPVIDEPDLTLVQASEYLAEASHRFRLRLKAHMTPSKPKKGEAPAPPQVPSHGIIWIAKTFPKWQSTILATMQDLYKGNNNCLPDNKTLSKALGANPALKKYMKKVMPFAQLVRERMNTIGEKALKNTVDFDERSILEENLDYVRGTLDLEGLSLGWTEDCDNERTQEEVVPGEPFITFTTAPNLSLTLVNPQAHAGLFQCCLPVYEGDTVAALVTRLKRRERAIKPSMKVTLHRYKDPLLGPRSIPTLAGVLQGMEEMGEQVTLSLKDSAVHFTSNGSTLFLGSKILYMAQ, from the exons ATGTCACGCAAGAAGCTGGAGGAGCTGCTGGCCATTGAGCGGCAGACACAGAAGCAGTGGGAGGAGACCAAAGTGTTTGAGGAAGATGCACCAGCCAAGGGAAAGGCTGAGAAGTACCTGGCCACCTTTCCTTATCCTTACATGAATGGCCGTCTCCACTTGGGCCACACCTTCACCCTAACCAAGTGTGAG TTTGCCGTTGGGTATCACCGCCTTAAGGGCAAGAAATGTCTCTTCCCCTTTGGTCTTCACTGCACAG GAATGCCCATCAAGGCAAGTGCAGACAAGCTGAAGCGAGAAGTGGCTGACTTTGGCTGTCCTCCAAAGTtcccagaggaggaagaggagcagcagcaagaggTACAGGAAGTGACCATCAAGGATAAATCAAAGGGCAAGAAG AGCAAGGCTGCAGCCAAGACAGGAGGCATGAAGTACCAGTGGCAGATCATGCAGAGTCTTGGGCTGCAGGACAGTGAGATTCAGCAGTTTACTGATGAGGACCACTGGCTGCGTTATTTCCCACCTCGCTGCATTGAAGACCTCAAGCACCTCGGCCTGCATACTGACTGGCGGCGCTCCTTCATAACCACCGACCGTAACCCTTATTATGACTCCTTTGTGCGGTGGCAGTTCTTCCGCctcagggagagaaagaagatccAGTTTGGGAAAAG GTACACTATTTACTCCCCTAAGGATGGCCAGCCTTGCATGGACCATGACAGGTCATCAGGGGAAGGAGTTGGGCCACAGGAATACACCCTCATCAAGATGCGTGTGCAGGAGCTGACTGGCAAGCTGAAGGCTCTCGCTCCCAGGCCCGTGTTCCTCGTAGCTGCCACCCTGAGACCTGAGACCATGTATGGTCAAACCAACTGTTGGCTAGGCCCGGACCTGACTTATGTTGCAGTGGAGACCAAACAAAAGGAGGTAGTGGTGTGCACACGCAGGGCAGCACGGAACATGGCCTACCAGGAGATGCTGAGTGTTGAGAATGAGGTGAAGTCAATTctggaagtgaagggaaaggaactgATGGGACTCAAACTTTCAGCTCCCCTCACCAGCTATGGGACCATCTACACCCTGCCTATGCTCACTGTGAAGGAGGACAAGGGCACTGGAGTGGTGACCTCAGTGCCTTCTGATGCACCTGATGACTTTGCAGCACTGGTGGACCTGAAGAACAAGCCGGCACTGAGGGAGAAGTATGGCATTACAGAGGAGATGGTTAATGTGGAACCTGTGCCCATTATTGACGTCCCAGAGTATGGTACTCTCAGTGCTCCAACAATCTGTCAGATGATGGGCATCAAGTCTCAGAATGATAAGGACAAGCTGGTAGAAGCCAAGGAGAAGGTTTACCTGCGAGGCTTTTATGAAGGAACCCTCATTGTAGGAGAGTTTAAGGGGAAGAAGGTTCAGGATATCAAGAAAGGAATACAGGAGAAGCTGGTCAAGAGCAAGGAAGCAATGGTGTACCAGGAGCCAGAGAAGCAAATCATATCCCGGTCTGgagatgagtgtgtggtggCTCTGTGTGATCAGTGGTACCTGGACTATGGCGAGCCCAAGTGGAGGGCAGAGACTCAGAAGAATTTGAACAGCTTGGAAACTTATCATGAAGAGGTGAAGCGGAACTTTGAGGCCACGCTGGATTGGCTGAAGGGTCATGCGTGCTCCAGAACTTACGGGCTTGGCACCTACCTGCCTTGGGATGAGAAATGGGTGATTGAGTCCTTATCTGATTCCACTATTTACATGGCTTACTATGCAGTAGCTCACATCCTGCATCCCGATGTGTATGGCCAAGAGAAGGGTGAGTTTGGCATCACTCCAGAGCAAATGACACCTGAAGTATGGGACTATGTATTCCACCAAACTAACAAGCCACCAAAGACACCTATCAAGAAAGAAGGGctagagaaaatgagaaatgagtTTGGCTTTTGGTACCCTGTGGATTTGAGAGCATCAGGGAAAGACTTGGTGCCAAACCATTTGACGTACTACTTGTACAACCACACTGCAATCTGGCCAACTCAACCCGACAAGTGGCCCCAGACCATCAGAGCTAATGGCCACCTTCTTCTGAATTCAGAGAAGATGTCAAAGTCAACTGGGAATTTCTTGACATTAGTGGATGCTCTTAATAACTTTGGGGCAGATGGAACCAGACTGGCCCTGGCTAACTCTGGAGACTCGGTGGAGGATGCAAACTTTGAGACTCAAGTAGCAGACTCTGCTGTGCTCAGGCTGTGGACGTTTGTGGAGCTGGTGAAGGAAATGCTGTCAGAAAAGGCCTCAATGCGCACTGGCTCGTCCTTTACAGTTAATGACAGGATGTTCACCGCAGAGATGAACCTAAAGATAAAGGAGACTGATGAACATTACAAGAACTTGATGTTTAAGGAAGCCCTTCGCACCTGCTTCTTTGAGTACAGCAACTTGTTTCACCAGTACAGGGAAAGAGCACAGGTTCAAGGGGGACTTCACTGGGATCTTGTCCATCGCTACTTCATCACTCAAGTAATTATTTTGTCCCCAATCTGTCCACATGTGTGTGACTATGTGTGGCAGGAAGTGCTGGGTAATAAGGAATCCATCCTTAACACCACCTGGCCAGTCATTGATGAGCCTGACCTCACCCTGGTGCAAGCTTCTGAATATCTTGCTGAAGCTTCTCACCGTTTCCGTCTCCGCTTGAAGGCCCACATGACCCCCAGCAAGCCCAAGAAAGGAGAGGCACCTGCACCACCTCAGGTACCCTCGCATGGCATTATCTGGATTGCAAAAACCTTTCCCAAGTGGCAGAGCACCATTCTGGCAACAATGCAAGATCTTTACAAGGGTAACAACAATTGCCTCCCAGATAACAAAACACTCAGCAAGGCCCTGGGTGCCAACCCTGCCCTCAAGAAGTACATGAAGAAGGTAATGCCATTTGCTCAACTGGTGCGAGAGAGAATGAACACCATTGGAGAGAAGGCCCTCAAAAACACTGTTGACTTTGATGAAAGAAGTATCTTGGAAGAGAACCTTGACTATGTGCGTGGAACTCTAGATCTGGAGGGACTGAGTTTGGGGTGGACTGAGGACTGCGACAATGAGCGTACACAAGAAGAAGTGGTGCCCGGGGAACCtttcatcaccttcaccacagcaccaaacctctctctcactctggtcAACCCTCAAGCTCATGCCGGCCTGTTCCAAtgttgtctgcctgtctatgaGGGAGATACTGTGGCTGCCCTGGTCACGCGCCTCAAGCGACGGGAGCGTGCCATTAAGCCGTCCATGAAGGTCACACTTCACAGGTACAAGGATCCTCTGCTTGGCCCTCGCAGCATACCAACTCTGGCAGGAGTACTCCAGGGCATGGAAGAGATGGGCGAgcaagtgactctctctctaaAGGACAGTGCTGTTCACTTTACCTCTAATGGGTCCACACTCTTCCTTGGATCAAAGATCCTTTACATGGCACAGTAG